A part of Spirochaetota bacterium genomic DNA contains:
- a CDS encoding alpha/beta hydrolase, producing the protein MRTIIFLLCALPLMSAVIDGVAGLSINDTGDMKFNDVAVEMVISETGNVPTMQNAASVKRDPGYPKTDASSFAINGIITAGRSKKQYPFTQTVTRSAAGIELSYTIDDLADDIIDVRLSFKMPLAVAKGRAVTADGKMVPLPIEADEFTIMNDVSMKSIALPAMGGDILVTGSFIGFLQDRRKSKQDWYETRLQFIREGTSARFRAIVSAIPEGAAAQAQVKPSFERFSKIAVEKNVAYLAPERAEKIDIYMPEAGDERFPAVLVIHGGGWSGGDKADKRETQICDTLARAGFVAASVNYLLSAKNAPSWPTNIHDVKSAIRFLRVNAAKYHIDPAHIGTIGGSAGGHLAMLMALTGDDERLDPPLYPGTSTKIAAAVNLYGVPDIRKPLSKSTRGCGEGWIGKRAEDETSLFELLSPITHVKKDSAPVFTLHGTKDVTVPIAYSEELIAVMKARGAPYQYTVVNDAPHTFYINSKSGDFREVIVEFFRKYLR; encoded by the coding sequence ATGCGTACGATCATTTTTCTGCTCTGCGCGTTACCGCTTATGAGCGCCGTCATCGATGGCGTCGCCGGACTTTCCATCAACGATACGGGTGATATGAAATTCAACGATGTCGCCGTCGAGATGGTGATAAGTGAAACAGGCAATGTGCCGACGATGCAAAACGCCGCATCGGTAAAGCGCGATCCGGGATATCCGAAGACCGATGCGTCATCGTTCGCGATCAACGGCATTATCACGGCGGGCAGATCGAAAAAGCAGTATCCCTTCACGCAGACGGTGACGAGGTCCGCCGCCGGTATCGAGCTGTCGTATACGATCGATGACCTTGCCGACGATATCATCGATGTGCGGCTTTCGTTCAAGATGCCGCTCGCTGTCGCGAAGGGGAGGGCGGTGACAGCCGATGGAAAAATGGTCCCGCTGCCGATAGAAGCGGACGAGTTCACCATCATGAACGATGTGTCGATGAAGTCCATTGCGCTGCCGGCGATGGGCGGCGATATTCTGGTGACCGGATCGTTCATCGGATTCCTGCAGGACCGGCGCAAGTCGAAACAGGATTGGTATGAAACGCGGCTGCAATTCATCCGCGAGGGGACATCAGCCCGCTTTCGAGCGATCGTGTCGGCGATACCGGAAGGCGCCGCTGCACAAGCCCAGGTGAAGCCGTCCTTTGAGCGGTTCAGTAAGATCGCTGTTGAAAAGAACGTTGCTTATCTTGCTCCCGAACGGGCGGAAAAGATCGATATCTATATGCCCGAGGCGGGAGATGAGCGCTTCCCCGCCGTGCTCGTGATACATGGCGGCGGCTGGAGCGGCGGCGATAAGGCGGATAAACGCGAAACGCAGATATGCGATACGCTTGCCCGCGCGGGGTTCGTGGCTGCAAGCGTGAACTATCTCCTCTCCGCGAAAAATGCGCCGTCATGGCCGACGAATATCCACGATGTGAAAAGCGCGATACGATTCCTGCGCGTGAACGCGGCGAAGTATCATATCGATCCTGCGCATATCGGGACCATCGGCGGTTCGGCGGGCGGCCATCTCGCCATGCTCATGGCATTGACCGGCGATGACGAACGGCTCGATCCGCCTCTTTACCCCGGGACATCCACGAAAATAGCAGCGGCGGTGAACCTCTACGGGGTACCCGACATACGAAAACCCCTGTCGAAAAGTACGCGAGGCTGCGGCGAGGGATGGATCGGCAAGCGCGCCGAGGATGAGACATCGCTTTTCGAATTACTCTCGCCTATAACGCATGTGAAGAAGGATAGTGCTCCGGTATTCACGCTCCACGGCACAAAGGACGTCACCGTGCCGATAGCGTATTCCGAGGAGCTTATCGCCGTAATGAAGGCCCGCGGTGCGCCGTATCAATATACGGTAGTGAACGATGCGCCGCATACGTTCTACATCAATTCCAAAAGCGGCGATTTTCGCGAAGTGATAGTCGAATTCTTCAGGAAGTATCTTCGATAG
- a CDS encoding glycosyltransferase family 4 protein → MRIVYVVPGFGNTFYCENCFRDGAFIKELAARGHDLMMAPMYIPVAGAPIDADTPVFFGAVNVYLKEKFSIFRRSPSWLERILNAPFILSLASSQSGSTRVRGLEGMTLSVLRGESGNQAKELDRLVQWLIEYGKPDIVHLSNALLIGLAPAIRAKTKARVVCSLQDEDTWVNEMEKPLDKEAWSVMREQAKHVDAFIAVSRTFGRAMQKRLAIPASKLHVSYIGVPTKAYKRSVLPDTPVIGYLSRLTPSLGLDILIDAFILLKKDERFARARLRLTGGLTGDNKNFVEAMKRKLRHAMCIDDVDIIPDAYRDDPHGFLSSLTVLSVPVPEGEAFGTYLIEAFASGVPVVQPAAGAFPEIIRLAGAGALYSPNTPQKLADALASLLGDRKRLERLANAGVRAAKKHFDVAVMAASVERVYRKLR, encoded by the coding sequence ATGAGGATAGTGTATGTCGTGCCGGGCTTCGGCAATACGTTCTACTGCGAGAATTGTTTTCGCGACGGTGCGTTCATCAAAGAGCTTGCCGCTCGCGGGCATGATCTCATGATGGCCCCGATGTATATCCCCGTCGCCGGTGCGCCGATAGATGCGGATACCCCGGTGTTCTTCGGCGCGGTCAATGTCTATCTCAAGGAGAAATTCTCCATCTTCCGGCGTTCGCCGTCGTGGCTTGAACGCATCCTCAATGCCCCGTTCATTCTGTCGCTCGCAAGCTCGCAGTCCGGTTCCACACGCGTACGCGGGCTTGAGGGCATGACGCTGTCGGTGCTCCGCGGGGAATCGGGGAATCAGGCGAAAGAGCTCGACCGCCTCGTGCAGTGGCTCATCGAATACGGCAAACCCGATATCGTCCATCTCTCCAACGCGCTCCTCATCGGGCTCGCCCCGGCGATACGGGCGAAGACAAAAGCCCGTGTCGTCTGCTCGCTCCAGGACGAGGATACCTGGGTCAATGAGATGGAGAAGCCGCTCGATAAGGAAGCGTGGTCCGTCATGCGCGAACAGGCGAAGCATGTCGATGCGTTCATTGCGGTGAGCCGTACGTTCGGACGCGCCATGCAGAAGCGACTGGCGATACCGGCCTCGAAGCTCCATGTCTCCTACATCGGTGTGCCGACGAAAGCATATAAACGTTCGGTGCTGCCCGATACCCCTGTCATCGGATATCTTTCACGGCTCACGCCGTCGCTCGGCCTCGATATACTCATCGATGCGTTCATTCTCCTCAAGAAGGACGAACGTTTCGCGCGCGCGCGGCTTCGTCTTACCGGCGGGCTTACCGGCGACAATAAGAATTTCGTTGAGGCGATGAAGCGCAAACTCCGCCATGCGATGTGCATCGATGACGTCGATATCATTCCCGACGCCTATCGCGATGACCCGCATGGTTTTCTGTCGTCGCTCACCGTGCTCTCGGTGCCGGTGCCGGAGGGCGAGGCGTTCGGCACATATCTTATAGAAGCGTTCGCGTCCGGCGTGCCCGTTGTACAGCCTGCAGCGGGGGCATTCCCCGAGATAATCCGTCTTGCCGGTGCCGGGGCGCTCTATTCGCCCAATACGCCTCAAAAACTCGCCGATGCGCTCGCATCCCTTCTTGGCGATCGAAAGCGGCTTGAGCGGCTCGCGAACGCCGGCGTGCGTGCTGCGAAAAAGCATTTTGATGTGGCGGTGATGGCCGCATCCGTTGAACGCGTATATCGTAAGCTTCGATGA
- a CDS encoding OmpA family protein → MNTHRMLLFCIAAILFGFAPPPPKGALAGVVEMDGTPFDNVLIFLDENNYRKLDWNSGRFLMEKVPSGVYTLKVLIADSSRGHYAFEFPRFTVLPNTITTIPSLPFTNAKCRRTESPIPTVYRHRYWIELIRFNLDDPNIRNVQIEKPFIIFGGYDWQKDIDDVARDLVKHYGNNPVYNNYITVEGHASTNEMGGSAARIRELARERAKSVVNYISQNYHVDRDRFLIFSRGADDMKNAGDPMNGENRRVVVSYDLLY, encoded by the coding sequence ATGAATACCCATCGCATGCTGTTATTCTGTATCGCGGCGATACTCTTCGGGTTCGCACCGCCTCCGCCCAAGGGCGCACTTGCCGGTGTCGTCGAGATGGACGGCACGCCGTTCGATAATGTCCTCATCTTTCTCGATGAGAACAATTACCGCAAGCTCGACTGGAATTCAGGAAGATTCCTCATGGAGAAAGTGCCCTCGGGCGTCTATACGCTCAAGGTGCTTATCGCCGATTCTTCGCGCGGTCATTATGCGTTCGAATTCCCCCGATTCACCGTTCTGCCGAACACGATAACGACGATACCGTCCCTGCCGTTCACGAACGCAAAATGCAGACGCACGGAATCGCCGATACCGACCGTCTATCGTCACCGCTACTGGATAGAGCTCATACGGTTCAATCTCGATGACCCCAATATACGCAATGTACAGATCGAGAAACCGTTCATCATCTTCGGCGGGTATGACTGGCAGAAGGATATCGATGATGTAGCACGAGATCTTGTGAAACACTACGGGAACAATCCCGTGTATAACAATTACATCACGGTTGAAGGGCATGCCAGCACGAACGAGATGGGCGGCAGCGCGGCGCGCATCAGGGAGCTTGCCCGCGAACGGGCGAAAAGTGTCGTCAATTACATATCGCAGAACTATCACGTCGACCGCGACCGCTTCCTCATCTTCAGCCGCGGCGCCGATGATATGAAGAACGCAGGCGACCCCATGAACGGCGAGAACCGCCGTGTTGTCGTGTCGTATGACCTTCTCTACTGA
- the metG gene encoding methionine--tRNA ligase: protein MQKTFYITTPIYYPSNYLHVGHCYTTVAADVMARYKRLTGHDVFFLTGTDEHGEKIATKAKENGLTPQEHVDKINVWIKALWRRLDISYDHFIRTTDDSHKRSVTAIFQKLYDQGDIYKGTYEGLYCVSEEAYFTESQAVKRDGKFFCPSDDCGNELIRRTEEAYFLKLSKYADWLLKYYEEHPEFLEPRERVNEMVNNFLKPGLSDLAVSRTNLSWGIPVPFDPKHTIYVWIDALSNYITGLGYASSDDALFRKFWPADVHLMAKEIVRFHAIIWPITLKMLGVPLPKKIYGHGWILFEGGKMAKSKGNVVDPNVLADRYGIDAIRHFLMREMTFGYDGHYTQEAFLKRFNADLANDLGNLWHRTTTIVESAFGGKLPAFDAKKLTDAERTLVDKALALASSVEEKLEKLQFSDALVAVWDVISEANRYVAGEAPWKMAKDASRTEDLSRVIVTAMETLRIVMTLLSPFLVETAKKVFERMSYTPHWDDARKFGVLAAGTAITRGEPLFARVEIEKELARDAKPEKAASKEKKMEKAPAMDGTITYDDFKKLTLLVAEVLEAKRVEGSEKLIHMTIDIGTEKRSVVGGLYPHYTPETLIGKRVVFLANLAPRKLMGIESQGMVLAAGGETLSLLTPDKDMSIGTRIS from the coding sequence ATGCAAAAAACGTTCTACATAACGACGCCGATATATTATCCGTCCAATTATCTGCACGTCGGCCACTGCTATACCACGGTAGCGGCCGATGTCATGGCGCGCTACAAACGCCTTACCGGACACGACGTATTCTTCCTCACCGGCACCGACGAGCATGGCGAAAAGATAGCGACGAAGGCGAAAGAGAACGGGCTTACGCCGCAGGAGCATGTCGACAAGATCAATGTCTGGATAAAGGCGCTCTGGAGACGGCTTGACATATCCTATGACCACTTCATCCGCACTACGGACGACTCGCACAAGAGATCGGTCACCGCGATATTCCAGAAGCTCTACGATCAGGGCGACATCTACAAGGGCACCTACGAAGGGCTTTACTGCGTCTCGGAAGAGGCGTATTTCACCGAATCGCAGGCGGTCAAGCGTGACGGCAAATTCTTCTGCCCCTCCGACGACTGCGGCAACGAACTGATACGCCGCACCGAAGAGGCGTATTTCCTCAAGCTGTCGAAGTATGCCGATTGGCTCTTGAAGTATTACGAGGAACATCCGGAATTCCTCGAGCCGCGCGAACGCGTGAACGAGATGGTGAACAACTTTCTCAAGCCGGGGCTCTCCGATCTCGCCGTATCGCGCACCAATCTTTCCTGGGGCATACCGGTGCCGTTCGACCCGAAGCACACCATCTATGTCTGGATCGATGCCCTCTCGAACTACATCACCGGCCTCGGCTACGCATCTTCGGACGATGCGCTCTTCAGGAAATTCTGGCCCGCGGACGTCCATCTCATGGCAAAAGAGATCGTGCGTTTCCATGCCATCATCTGGCCGATAACGCTCAAGATGCTCGGCGTTCCGCTCCCCAAAAAGATATACGGTCACGGCTGGATACTCTTCGAGGGCGGCAAGATGGCGAAAAGCAAAGGGAATGTCGTCGACCCGAACGTGCTCGCCGACCGCTACGGCATCGATGCGATACGCCACTTCCTCATGCGCGAGATGACGTTCGGCTACGACGGTCACTACACGCAGGAGGCGTTCTTGAAGCGCTTCAACGCCGATCTCGCCAACGACCTCGGCAATCTCTGGCATCGCACGACGACCATCGTTGAAAGCGCGTTCGGGGGAAAGCTCCCCGCTTTCGATGCGAAGAAGCTCACCGATGCGGAGCGGACACTTGTTGATAAAGCGCTTGCATTGGCATCCTCGGTCGAAGAGAAGCTCGAGAAATTGCAGTTCTCAGACGCACTTGTCGCTGTATGGGACGTCATAAGCGAAGCGAACCGCTATGTCGCCGGAGAAGCGCCGTGGAAAATGGCGAAGGACGCATCCCGCACGGAAGACCTTTCACGCGTCATCGTTACCGCCATGGAAACACTTCGCATCGTCATGACGCTGCTTTCACCCTTTCTTGTGGAGACCGCGAAAAAAGTATTCGAACGAATGTCATATACGCCGCACTGGGATGATGCACGGAAATTCGGCGTGCTTGCCGCCGGCACGGCGATCACCCGCGGGGAACCGCTCTTTGCGCGCGTCGAGATCGAGAAGGAACTGGCGCGGGACGCAAAACCGGAAAAAGCCGCGTCGAAGGAAAAGAAAATGGAAAAAGCACCGGCCATGGACGGCACGATAACCTATGATGATTTCAAGAAGCTCACGCTCCTCGTGGCAGAGGTGCTCGAGGCAAAACGCGTCGAGGGCTCGGAAAAACTGATACACATGACCATCGATATCGGCACGGAAAAGCGGAGCGTCGTGGGCGGGCTTTATCCGCATTACACGCCGGAAACGCTTATCGGCAAACGCGTTGTCTTCCTCGCCAATCTCGCGCCGCGTAAGCTCATGGGGATAGAATCGCAGGGGATGGTGCTCGCAGCAGGCGGGGAAACACTATCGCTCCTTACGCCCGATAAGGATATGTCGATCGGAACACGGATAAGCTGA
- a CDS encoding PQQ-binding-like beta-propeller repeat protein, protein MRSLLIILSAALVFAEWPIFRGDGALSGTAVSSIPDRPVILWSHVVGKKTVSSPVIARGVVCIGGDGVFALSVSNGKRLWSYPSSNSFDAPPLIYEGSVYIGDSAGTFHAFDLSTGSIRWRFSTGEQFAGSANAASGKGLIVAGCYDNTLYAFDAQHGRVVWKFETDNYINGAPAVSDGRIAFGGCDGNLHVLSYNGEKRAAIDVSSYIPSSPAIAGTRAYFGNYGGKLICADIAKGRIEWQFGEEDGAPFFASAAVASGRVVAGRRDNKIYCLDARSGKRVWTFSTRGDVDSSPVIASNTVIVGSADGSVYAIALATGKLIWSYELGGRITSSPAVDDGRIIIGCEDGRVYALGAKR, encoded by the coding sequence ATGCGTTCCCTTCTTATCATATTGTCAGCCGCGCTGGTTTTTGCCGAATGGCCGATATTCCGCGGCGACGGCGCCTTATCCGGCACCGCGGTGTCGTCGATACCCGATCGCCCCGTCATTCTCTGGTCGCATGTCGTGGGGAAAAAGACGGTATCCTCCCCGGTCATAGCACGGGGTGTCGTCTGCATCGGCGGGGACGGCGTGTTCGCGCTTTCGGTGTCCAACGGCAAGCGGCTCTGGTCATATCCCTCGAGCAACAGCTTCGATGCACCGCCGCTTATTTATGAAGGAAGTGTCTATATCGGCGACAGCGCGGGTACGTTCCATGCGTTCGATCTTTCCACCGGCAGCATACGCTGGCGATTTTCAACCGGCGAGCAGTTCGCGGGGTCGGCGAATGCGGCGAGCGGGAAGGGGCTCATTGTCGCAGGCTGTTATGACAATACGCTCTATGCCTTCGATGCCCAACACGGCCGCGTCGTGTGGAAATTCGAAACGGATAATTACATCAACGGCGCGCCTGCGGTGAGCGACGGGCGTATCGCCTTCGGCGGCTGCGACGGGAATCTCCATGTGCTTTCATATAACGGCGAGAAGCGCGCGGCCATCGATGTTTCCTCGTACATACCGTCATCGCCGGCGATCGCCGGGACGCGTGCGTATTTCGGCAATTACGGCGGCAAGCTCATCTGCGCCGATATCGCGAAGGGCCGCATCGAGTGGCAGTTCGGTGAGGAGGACGGCGCGCCGTTCTTCGCGTCGGCGGCTGTGGCATCAGGGCGTGTCGTCGCCGGGCGCCGCGATAATAAGATATACTGCCTGGATGCACGCTCGGGTAAACGCGTATGGACCTTTTCAACGCGCGGCGATGTTGACAGCTCGCCGGTGATAGCATCGAATACGGTCATCGTCGGTTCGGCGGACGGCTCCGTGTATGCGATAGCGCTTGCGACAGGGAAACTCATTTGGTCATATGAGCTCGGCGGGCGCATCACAAGCTCGCCCGCGGTGGATGACGGGCGAATCATCATCGGCTGCGAGGACGGGCGCGTGTACGCATTGGGGGCAAAGCGATGA